GATCTCCTCTGCTCACCAACTTCCTTTAAGCAGCTGTATTCGTATTGTGGTTCATGTGTATGATCTCGCACGGTTCAGTATCCTGCTTTATAAACCGAGGTAAAATAAAAGGAAGAGAAACTTAAAAAAAGAAAAGACAAAAAGAAATGAATTTTGAAGAGTCGCTCAAGGGACCCTATTGGACATTTGTACTCAAACTTTTAGAAGCTAGTAAAAAATCGAAAACACAAGTTGAACACAGATAAGCTTTAAAACAGATAATAATCTAAACATTTGTTCAATATTTAATAAAAATCATAACACATCATCCAACATATACTGATACATATTTTCCTATAAGATATTTGAGCAATTTAGTGGAAACAACCCCAACTACAGCTACCTTACCATATTCTGAATTCAATAGTTTCAATAAACCCCCGATGCTAGTTCGTTTTGGGCGGCCAGATCTAGGATTAATCTCAACGGTTTGTGTAGCCATATTCATTAAGATCTGTTGACTTTGTATACAATTCTGTTATAAATAAATGATCTTATCATAGATCCATTGTGGTCTTAAAACTACATAATGTCTTAAAACTATGTAATAATGGAAACAACCCTAGTTGCCCGTAAACGATGGATACTAGGCGTTGCGTATTGACTCGTGTAGTGCTGTAGCTAACACATTAAGTATCCCGCCTAGGGAGTACGTTCGCAAGAATGAAATTCAAAGGAATTGACGGGGGCCCGTACAAGCGGTGGAGCATATGGTTTAATTCGATGCAAAGCAAAAAACCTTACCAGAGCTTGACATGCCGCAAATTTGAAAAAGAGGGGTACCTTCGGGAATGCGGACACACACCACAGCAAGTAAAGTAGACACTAGATGGTAAATAATGTCAAATCATCATCATACCCCTTTCCCTTTCCCTTCCGTACAAATCAATGTTGGATCAACATTAATTTCCTTGCTCAACCCCCAATCCTGAAACCTTAAGAACCTATCTGGTCGGCCTGGCACTCACTCCTCAGCAGCTACGGGGATGTCCTTTCACTCCGTAGAAGCTACAGGGATGTTCTTCATCTTCCACACCATCGGCCTTATGTTCTCCATCTTCCATACACCATCGTTCTTATGTTCTCCATCTTCCATACACCATCGGTCTTTTCCCTTTTTTTTTTGCCATACTCATTTGCTGTTAGCTGTGTAACGGAAGAAATATGGATCTGGTTCTTCAAAGGAAGGTCGGTAATTCACAAACTTGTCCCCTAACCTGTCAAATCACCATCATTTTCTTTTTTCCATTGCCCAAATCTCTCTGTCTTTCCACATTTACCTGCGGCTTTAGAATTCTCAGCCATTTTCTTACGCCGTGGTGTTTGAAGTAAGGATTGAAAATTCGATATAATCAGGCCATATTTCATCGAAAATATCGTTTCTTTTTTCAACTCCCGATATTCTTTTTGCCTACCATGTAAATCCTGACTAAAGCTTTCGAAATATCGCGATATATTGTGAAAGTCTCGAAATTGAAGTGAAACACGCGACACAGGGACTAATATCAGCACAAACATGAAAATCTACACAAAAGTCAAAGTGAGGCTAAGGAGAAACGAACTCTGGTTACTCAGAATGTAACTAAACTCCCTAACCAACTTTGCTGTGATGCTTTTGGTTATTACTTGTACAATTTAATATATAAACTCTTTCAATAATTTTATATTTTTTCTATGAAAATTTTAATGACATCGATATTTACTAATATATCCATCGAAATGTCCATATTTTAAAGGTCGAAATATCCTTTATAGTGGATATTTTATTCCTTGGTTTGAAATCACTTGTTCAAGATATTTTATGGTTTGTTTCGTCGTTCCAAGTTTGCATCTTTCGCCACATACATAGAGAAGCTAATTTTGTTACAGAGATTAGTTGAGAAGAGGAGTTACTCGTGGGGGTGTGTGTGTGTGTGTTTGTTTTTTTTTTTTGGTAGTTTCATCGTTGTTTCTCTTTCTTTCTATAATTGAAAAATGGGACCTTTTGTAATTACCAAAATGGCCATGTCCATGGCTATAAATTAGAGTAACGGGCAACGACGCCAAAAACTTGTTGGTAACACATCTGACGTCGAAATAATGCAAATGTGTGTGTGATGATACCTGCGATGCTATCTACTCCCAAGTATATGAGGTCAAGTTTTAGTAAGGGATAAATAGAGTGTCGAACCCACAAAGATTGGGGCAAACTCAATCCTAGCTTAGATTACCGCAAAAATAATCTAGAAAACACATGCAAGTCTACATTTCACATGTTAATGATGTAGGCCCGTTGAAAGCCAACACCACCAAAGTGATGATATAAACAATGAAAGTAATGAATCGGCTTTGAGTTGATTTTAACTAAAGTAAATCTAAAGTGCAAATAAGGAAACAGGTTATAAGCCAAATTTGAGACAGGTTAAAGGGGAAATGTATCTCATATTTATCTTCATTCAGACAACAACATATTGTCCAAGGCGTTGTACCGGTTTCATGGAAAAGAATTCTGGAATGATCTCAGATTTATCACACAACACCTGACAAATTTAAAACGTTGTATCAATCATTTTTGAAATTTATACAATCTTGTTATTTCGCATAGTTGTGTGATAAGAGTCTTTTGTTGCACTTTTTGGCGTAGTATGTGAAGAGAATAGATCAATGAGAGGAGTAAGAGACTTAGACATCATACCTAGCCTTACTCATGCACAAATGTAACCCATAATTATTGATACGAAAACATGTTTTGACAAATTTCCCCTAGTGTTTTGGTGAAGCTACCAAGAAACGAACTAATCATGCGATTTAACAAAGTCTTTTGAAGCTAGGTTAATCACACAACCTTAGTCCCATTTATGCCTCCTTAAAACACAAGTGAGCTATGTACCGCCAGCCTAACCCCATTTTAGAGCGATTAAACTCACCGCATAAGCATTAAGTTCAAAATAAGAAATTCAAGCGACTTAATATTTCCCATAAGAAATACTAAGCCACCACCTAAAGGCCTCTTTTCTCTCTCATTTTGTAAGCTTGTAGTTGTAGTTTTGGAGAGAGAAAGAGTTGTTATAGCTTGGGGGTATACCAAAGCCACTCCACCTCACTCTCTTCATCCTCTACTCATAGTTAAGCTTGTTTTTTCTTAGATTGTATAGATTTGTATAGTGTTTATGATTGTTTTTTTTTGGTTAGAGCCCATAAATACCATACTTAGAAGCACTCTTTTACTTTTCTTTTCGTCCCGCACTTTGATTTCATATTTCAAACCTGTTCCTTAGTTTGTGTGGATTTATATGGTGTCATTTTATCAAAAAACACAAGGAAAAAAACAGCACTTTAGAGCTAACCCGACCCAGAAAACATTAGATCCTGATTCTTGTCCAAAGTCTGACCCGCCTGAGTCTCCAACAATATATAATTTTTATACTCCCTCATTTACTAAGTGGTAGACTTTCTTTCTTTAATACTTAGTCAATGCCATTAATTTTCAATTGCGAGACAGATTTCATGAGCAATACTCTTTCGAAAAATAAAACATCAATCATTATACAAAATAAATATACATATTGAATATTCTATTACTTTTGGCTCAACTTGATTCCGCCATCAATGGTCTTTGCATTATCATCTTCCACAATCTCGATTTTCTATATCTTGTCCCCTTCTATAGACTCAATATAAATTAAATATCATTCAAGTAATTTTCAAAATAATTACATATCTCCGATCTTATCTTCCGGGAACACTCAGTTATCACTTTGTGAAGTATTGTACGTGAAAGGATATTAAATATTATATTACTTTAGGCTCAACTTGATTCCGCCATCAATGATCGTTGCATTATCATATTTCGTAGTCTCGATTTTCTATATCTTGTTCCTTCTACAGACTCAATATAAATTAAATATCATTCAAGTAACTTCCAAAATAATCACGTATCTTCGATCTTATCTTCCGGGAACACTCAATGAGATATAAAATATAATCACGTATCTCTTCACTTTTTGGCGTAGTGAAGAGAATAGATCAATGAGAGGAGTAAGAGACTTAGACATCACACCTATCCTTACTCATGCACAAATGTAACCCATAATTGATATGAAAACATGCTTTGACAAATTCCCCCTATTGCTTTGGTGAAGCTACCAAGAAACGAATTAATTATGCAATTTAACAAAATCTTTTGAAACTAGGTTAATCACACAACCTTAGTCCTATTTATGTCTCCTTAAAACATAAGTGAGCTATGTACTGCAAGCCTAACCCCCTTATAGAGCAATTAAACTCACCGCAAAAGCATAAGTTCAAAGTAAGAAATTCAAGCAACTTAATATTTCTCGTAATAAATACTAAGCCACCACAGTTAAGCTTGTTTTCTCTTAGATTGTATAGATTTTTTTTTTTCTTTTTTTGGTAGAGCCCATAAATACCATATTTAGAAGCACTCTCTTACTTTTCTTTTCTTCCCGCACTTTGATTTCATATTTCAAACCTGTTCCTTAGTTTGTGTGGATTTGTATGGTGTTATTTTATCAAAAAACATAAGGAAAAAAAAAGAAGCACTTTAGCTAACCCGACCTGTAAAATATTGGATCTTGATTCCTGTCCAAAGTCCGACCCGCCCGAGTCTCCAACAACAAGTTTAAACTCAATAGAAAATGACATCCCACTACTCTAAACAGTTACAAAAAATAGAAAACCCACATTTTAAAAGATTTAAATAAATAAGGACATAAGCCCAAGCACAATAACAGATAAGAACATAGATGACCTGGATTTCAAATGGAAAATTACCAAAATGCTTAGTTTTTCAACAAAATTATGTGACATGCCACACCCTTTCTTCTCTCTTCCTCCTGATATGATTCTCTCTCTCTCTCTCTCTCTCTCTCTCTCTCTCTCTGATTCTAAGCTATGGTTTTGATTTGAAAACTCGGAATCAGAATCAATGGCTTGCCTCTTCTCCACTCTCTTCTTCCATATGCCTTCGACGGAGTTGCCGCCGGCGACGACCACCGCAAATCGAAAGCTTCTGCAACTCGTCAACAATGTCGTTGATGCTTCACTGATCTGGTGTGGCGGATCGCATTTTCTCAAGGAGATAAACCACTTCAAAGGCCATGAATTGTCGCCCTCGAATGCTTCGAGTTATCCATGCTCGATAGAGCCTTGGGTGACATAGGCGTGCTTGTAGATCTTAGTTACGACGACGTTCTGGAGGTTGTGGATGCGATGATTGCATGGATAGATCTACAGGTGGATGTTCATTTTCAGTTTGGTTTTATAATTGTTGATGGAAATTATAATTGAATTCATTTGGGTGCTATGGTTGTATGGTTAATTAATGTGTGGAGGAATGAAGTTATTGCTACTGGAGGTGCTTTGGTGGTGTTAATCTGTTGTTGAAGTAGACTAAGAAAGGTAAGGGAGGAAAGTAGATTTGGATCTCAGTTAGCAGTAGTAGCTCTGTGGTTAACAGTAGCAGACAATAACAATACGTTTTAGTAAGCAGTAGCATTGGCAATAATAATAGCAGCTTCCTAATAATCGACAACATTAACAGAGCCTTCCAGTATACAGTAGCAGAGCCTTTGGGTCGTGAGCAGTAGCAAAGCCTTTCATTGTGGAGGAGAAGGCAGTAGCAGTAGCAGTCCGGAGCAGGAGAAGGTAGTAGCAAAAGTGGAGGATAAGACAGTAGCAGAGTTAACCTTCATTGTCTAGTCTTCATTGGTGTGTGTTGTTGTGTGCTGCTACTGCTTGTTTTGTTGTTGTGTGCTGCTACTGTTTTGTTGTTGTGTACTTCTACTACGTGTATTGTTGTGTGCTGCTACTGCGTGTGTTGTTGTTGTGTGTTGCCACTGCATGTTGTTGTTGTGGTGTGTTGCTACTGTGTGTGCTGTTACTACGTGTGTTGTTACTGCAAATTGTTGTTGCTGCTACTGCGTGTGCTGTTATTGTGTGCTGCCACTGCATGTTGATTCATGTTGTTGTTAATGTGTGTTGCTACTGTGTGTTGTTGATGTGTGCTGCTACTGCGTGTAATGTTGCTACTGCATGTTGTTGATTCATGTTGCTGCTGTTGTGTGTTATTACTGCCTGTTGTTGAACTTCCGTATCAACAACAATAACAAAAAGTATTAGTAGCAAAGCTTTCGCCCCCTCCTATGACTCCTTCATTGTCTTAGTCTTCAAGCAGTAGCAGAACTAAAGGATTGCCCAAGCATACTTGTGCTACTACTAGGAGGTTAACCCCCTGTTATTACTTATACTGGAATGTTAACTCCTGCTACTACTTCTACTGGAATTAACTGCTACTACACTAAGTTATAAAAATCCTGTTACTGTATTCTATTTACTAGAATGTTAACCTCTGCTGCTACTTCTACTGAAATTAACTGCTACTACACTAAATTATTGAAAACCTGCTATTGTATTCCATTTACTGAAAAATCTCAAAATGATAGACTATTCTCTTCTAAAAACATATTTAATTAGTATATGGTTAGTTTGGTAAATTAAACCATGACACATGACATACAGAGAAAAAAAATATCCTTAATTGTTAAAAATTATCCTTATTTGTTTACCAATAACACAACACATGAATTTATTTTTGTTGTTTTAAACTCAAACGAGAGAGAGCGAGAGAGAAAAAAAAAAGAAAAAAAGCAAAGCAGAAAATGGAAGTAGAGGTCGACGAGAAGGAGCTCAAAGCAGCCGGAGCGGAGTTATTCTCCGACGGACGCCACGGCATTCGAATCCACGGCTGGGAAATCGAGACTCGCAAGCGCTCCATTCTCAACTCCTCCACCCACGAACTGTATGCTATTCTCAATCAATTCCCCCAATTTGATTTTCTCTGTGATTCTAGGGTTTTTGATTTCTAGGGTTTCGTTCTGCAGGTGGGAGGAGAAGCTGGAGACTTGTCACATGCCGGAGATGATATTCGGGGAGAGTTGTTTGGTTCTGAAGCACGTGAAGAGTGGCACCACTATCCACTTCAATGCCTTTGATGCTCTGATTGGGTGGAAGAAGGAGGCTTTGCCTCCGGTTGAAGTCCCGGCTGCTGCGAAATGGAAGTTCAGATGGTAACACTTGCTGGATTTTACTTTTTGTACACCAATTTCGATCTCGATAATTTAGGATCAACTTCAGAATATTGATATACTTATTGACTTTGGATACTTTATGATTTCATTTGAACTTCTGTCGAGGTGTTCTCATCGGTATGAGTTGTTCAGCCTAATTTTATGACTTTTGATTAGATAGCATGTTACATATTTGAGTACCGATTTCGATTTCGAGGCTTTTATGCTTTATGATTCCCTTCACATGATGTGCATCCTCCAAATCAACGTATACTTGATTGAAATTAGAATTAAGAATTTTTTGAATTAGAAGGCTCTCTCAATTGATTATTGTATTTAAAATCCTCAATAGGGTTTCTTCATCAATATGAGATGTAGATTTTGGGAGGGAAATTACGGCTATTGTAAATCTATTTGGTAACTTGCTTGTGGGATAGGACCAATTGTCTGTACTGTATTGATGCTCGCTTTGAATCTTTTGATCAAGTTCTTTTTTCATCAGGTATCAGTTTAATCGAAGGATGTATTTTGAGTCTTACAATTGTTTTCTGTATTTTCAGTAAACCCTCCGAGCAAGTAATACTGGACTATGACTATACATTCACAACACCATATGAAGGAAGTGAAACTATCACTTTGGATGAAGACAAGGTGCATTCTCTCTACCTCTCTCTCTCTCTCTCTCTCTCTCTTATGTTTCAGTGCATGTAAATGGTGGAGAATGTCTTGCCTGAAGTAGGATCGCACCATAATTGGTTGGCAACGCTTCTCTTATACATGAGCTAGTGATTACTATTTTGTTAATAAGGGAATCTCTGTAGCATGCTAGAATGGTTAGGATTCAAAGTCAGTTGTTAATGGTTAGAATCCGAAGCAAAAATCCTATGAGCTGGGATTTTTGTTTTTAGGAGAAACCTATGAATTGAGGATATACAAGCGGTAGTTCCAATTCTGGAATCCATAGATGGAGTTAGATTGGTGGAAACCAAGTCAGATGCTAGACGGATGAAGCTGAAGTCTTGAAGAGGAGCAAATCTTTTCATTGCTATCTCATTGGTAACCGCTGACCCTTTATTTTCTCCTATGACATCAATCTGGGAAGCTAAGTTTTCCCTCAAGATCAAATTTTTTAGCCAGCTTCTCGCACATGAGAGGGTGAAAGTGAAAAATTATGGCAGAGCAAGTTTACTGAGGCAGGGGCGGAGTTGGGGCACTCCATCTGGGTGCCTTCTCTGTTAAATGAGATTGACAATGGTTTTGGCAAAGGAAGAAAAGCTAAAGTTCTTCGAAGTTGCACTTTAGGTAATTTGGAATATTGGATGGAAGGCTGCTCGCCCTACCGAAGTACCAAAGGCTTTCGAGGCCCGACCTAAAAAAGGGCTTTCAGTAGCACCCTTAGAATAAAGAATAAAAGGATCTATGGTGACCATAGTGGAGTGGGAGCGGAAGACCTTTGGGTAAAGGTTAGATTAAAGACTGCTTTCTCCTCCATATTTCCAGATTGGAAGGATGCGGCCGTTTCATGTGCTTTTGTTTGGCCTAGGGTTTATCTCTTTCATAGGATAGAGAAAAAAGTTTACAGACCTATACTATATATATAGGAGAAGTTTGAGTGTCTGAGAGATGAAACACACTTCATCATCACCTTTACATCTTGTACAAAGCTAATCGTAGACTAAAGAAACAAAGCTACACTATTATCTGACAAAGAGAACACACAAAGATAAGCTATACATGTAAACTGAACAGTGATAAGTAAGGCTAGAAATCCTGAGGACAATAGACATAACTCCAGCCATACTTCCAAAGGACATGACCATGCTTCCACTTCCAACACCATACTTCATTGAACACAGCCATACCATATAGCCATCACCATGCTCACCATTCTGCAACAGTAACCATGCTGCAACAGTGAGCTGCAGCATTACCATGCTGCTACAGTGAAGCACATGCTTCACAATCACACACCATCATGTTAAACTTCATCTACAAGATAACTACCATACTCCTATACTTCCAATAGTTTTGCTTTCTCTAGCTGCTGTGAACTTCTTCTACACAGTCGCACACGCCCATTTCGTGTCTCATTGTTTGATTTAATGGAGCTGCAAGGCTTACTAGTGCAAATATTAGTATTATTTCTTTTACTGTTTCACCATAACAGTGATGCAATCAGACTTAATTTTGGTTTTATGTGGCAGCATGAAGGAGGAGAGGTATCTAAGGAGACCTGCAATCTCAACTGGGAGGACTGCAAAGAAAAAATTGATGTGGTTGCATTGGCATCTAAAGAGCCTATTCTCTTTTATGATGAGGTGAGAATCCTGATAATTAAGCAGAAGCACTCAAATATTCATGTGCCTATGCAGAAATATGTATATTTGTTCTCTTTCTAGGATATGTATACCTGCCATGATTTAGATACTAATTGTAATTGAACAGGTAGTCTTGTATGAAGATGAATTGGCGGATAATGGTGTGTCACTTCTAACTGTAAAAGTGGTGAGTCTTCAATCTCTATTTCTCTCTGGTGGGCTTTATCTGCTTTATTCAACAGTCTGAGGATGAGAACAACTCATATCTTACATTTGAAATTTCTAGAGAGTCATGCCGAGCGGTTGGTTTCTCCTCTTGCGATTCTGGGTGAGCTCTTCTTTTTAGTTCTTGTAGTTTCCCCCTAAATGTTATATTAGCCAAACACAATATATCATTTTCTTTATGCTATTTGCTTTTTTGACACAAGCTCTTTGGAAACTCTTTTATAAGCTTAACCACATATCTTAGCTAATTGATGCTTTTTAGTAACTATATAATACATGTTAGTCTGTGCATCTTAGTGTTGCCTTTGATATTGAAAGTCACTGACTGAGATCTTCTTGCAGCTTAGAGTTGATGGAGTGCTTATGAGATTAAGGGATACCCGTATGCACTGTGCTTTTGAAAATAATGTAAATCCCATTATTCTTCGAGAGAGCTGCTGGAGAGAAGCTACCTTCAAAGCTTTGGCTGCAGTAAGTTCAAGTTCTATGATAGTTTTGTTGTTTCTTTTGATGTATCAAAAAAAAGGTTCAAATTCTATGATCACTGTCAAACAAATTATGCAATACTTTATTTGTGATGGTGTCTACTATTATTTAGTTTTCTCGACTGTTGTCTTCTATGTGGAAACAAACTATGCTTTTGATTTGTTAATCTCCCCTACTTTCCTGAAATGAGTTTGATATGTGATGTAACAAAACTCAAATAGGCTTTTTATAAACTGATGACTTGTTAGATCCAGGAACTTTTGAGGGATAAAGACTCGGATGAAGCATTGTTTTAGGAAGAGATATAAGCTTGATCCTCTTAACTGTTTCATCATATCTAACTAATTAGGTTATGGAATCCTTCAAAGTTCAGTCGTTCAGATTTTGTTA
The window above is part of the Fragaria vesca subsp. vesca linkage group LG2, FraVesHawaii_1.0, whole genome shotgun sequence genome. Proteins encoded here:
- the LOC101297014 gene encoding TIP41-like protein-like isoform 2, with the translated sequence MEVEVDEKELKAAGAELFSDGRHGIRIHGWEIETRKRSILNSSTHELWEEKLETCHMPEMIFGESCLVLKHVKSGTTIHFNAFDALIGWKKEALPPVEVPAAAKWKFRCKPSEQVILDYDYTFTTPYEGSETITLDEDKHEGGEVVLYEDELADNGVSLLTVKVRVMPSGWFLLLRFWLRVDGVLMRLRDTRMHCAFENNVNPIILRESCWREATFKALAAKGYPSEAAAYNDPSIISQRLPVVMNKTQKLKVSSNM
- the LOC101297014 gene encoding TIP41-like protein-like isoform 1, producing the protein MEVEVDEKELKAAGAELFSDGRHGIRIHGWEIETRKRSILNSSTHELWEEKLETCHMPEMIFGESCLVLKHVKSGTTIHFNAFDALIGWKKEALPPVEVPAAAKWKFRCKPSEQVILDYDYTFTTPYEGSETITLDEDKHEGGEVSKETCNLNWEDCKEKIDVVALASKEPILFYDEVVLYEDELADNGVSLLTVKVRVMPSGWFLLLRFWLRVDGVLMRLRDTRMHCAFENNVNPIILRESCWREATFKALAAKGYPSEAAAYNDPSIISQRLPVVMNKTQKLKVSSNM